In one Leptolyngbya sp. BL0902 genomic region, the following are encoded:
- a CDS encoding DUF433 domain-containing protein, which yields MALRDIESQLLSLSLAEKAEAIQLLLNSLSQRWAGIEKTPGICGGEACIAHTRIPIWVLVQAHDLGSSDAEILQDYPTITAADLATAWAYALANPEEIRAAIQSNDAA from the coding sequence ATGGCTCTCCGCGACATCGAATCCCAACTGCTATCCCTCAGCTTGGCCGAAAAAGCAGAAGCGATTCAGCTCTTGCTCAACAGCCTGAGTCAACGTTGGGCTGGCATTGAAAAAACTCCCGGTATCTGCGGGGGCGAGGCTTGCATTGCTCATACCCGTATCCCCATCTGGGTGCTAGTACAGGCCCACGACCTGGGCAGTAGCGATGCCGAAATTCTGCAAGACTATCCCACCATTACCGCTGCCGATCTAGCCACCGCTTGGGCCTATGCCCTTGCTAATCCTGAGGAAATTAGAGCGGCTATTCAATCCAACGATGCAGCTTAG
- a CDS encoding macro domain-containing protein, whose protein sequence is MLKLKRGNLLDEKTEALVNTVNCVGVMGKGVALQFKRAFPDNFKQYQKACKNNEVEPGRMFIVATGSLLNPRYIINFPTKRHWRQPSQLDDIKTGLAALVEDIQRLGIRSIAIPPLGCGNGGLDWAEVKPLILDAFKPLPNIEVIVFEPAGPPPVEAMMIATSKPPMTAFRAALIRILELYGLPGYSASRIEVQKLAYFLKVAGEPTLQTLTYQRFHYGPYAHNLGHALQAMEGHYIRGYGDGSGRAQIQVLPEGHEAAQTFLAKGQNADPYLERVSQLIEGFETPYGMEMLATLHWVAQEDPQAAVDCEVAIERVREWSDRKKNLFKPQHLAMAWNHLRTQGWLSV, encoded by the coding sequence ATGCTCAAGCTAAAGCGTGGCAACCTCCTAGACGAAAAAACAGAAGCCCTGGTGAACACCGTCAACTGCGTGGGTGTCATGGGCAAAGGAGTGGCGCTGCAATTTAAGCGGGCGTTTCCAGACAACTTTAAGCAGTATCAAAAAGCGTGCAAAAACAACGAGGTCGAGCCTGGGCGTATGTTTATCGTTGCCACGGGGTCACTGCTCAACCCACGATATATCATCAACTTCCCCACCAAACGCCACTGGCGACAACCCTCCCAGCTTGACGATATCAAGACTGGGCTAGCCGCCTTAGTCGAAGACATTCAACGCCTAGGAATTCGATCCATTGCCATTCCTCCCCTGGGCTGCGGCAACGGGGGCTTAGACTGGGCCGAGGTCAAACCGCTCATTTTAGATGCCTTCAAACCACTGCCGAATATTGAAGTGATTGTGTTTGAACCTGCGGGGCCACCGCCCGTCGAAGCGATGATGATCGCCACCTCAAAGCCACCCATGACAGCCTTTAGAGCCGCCCTGATTCGGATATTAGAACTCTACGGACTACCGGGGTATAGCGCCAGCCGCATCGAAGTTCAAAAGCTGGCGTACTTTCTCAAGGTGGCCGGAGAGCCCACGCTACAAACCCTAACCTACCAGCGCTTTCATTATGGCCCCTATGCCCACAACCTAGGCCACGCCCTGCAAGCCATGGAAGGCCATTACATTCGCGGCTACGGTGACGGTAGCGGTCGTGCCCAAATCCAGGTTTTGCCCGAAGGCCACGAGGCCGCCCAAACTTTTTTGGCTAAGGGCCAAAATGCTGACCCCTACTTGGAGCGAGTTAGCCAGCTCATCGAGGGGTTTGAAACCCCCTACGGCATGGAAATGCTAGCAACCCTGCACTGGGTGGCTCAGGAAGACCCTCAGGCGGCTGTCGATTGCGAGGTGGCTATTGAGCGGGTGCGGGAATGGAGTGATCGTAAGAAGAACCTCTTTAAGCCTCAGCACCTAGCCATGGCCTGGAACCACCTCAGAACCCAAGGCTGGCTGAGTGTGTAA
- a CDS encoding DUF4433 domain-containing protein translates to MPVWLYHITPLSNLTTIVQSGTLLAKNRLQATEADYTSIAYEHIQDRRYSKTVPCGPGGVLHDYVPFYFAPRSPMLGAIHIGNVPGYTSGQRSILHLLTTAEAIAEAGLGFVFSDGHAVMGYTSFYDDLNEINTAIDWDIMKTKYWRDTAEDGDRKRRRQAEFLVHQAVPWPLIRGIGVMDQGIATEVNQILRQFEQTMTASLRPQWYYS, encoded by the coding sequence ATGCCCGTTTGGCTTTACCACATTACCCCCCTCAGCAACCTGACCACCATTGTGCAGTCCGGCACTCTGCTGGCCAAAAATCGGCTGCAAGCCACCGAGGCTGACTACACATCCATTGCCTACGAGCACATTCAAGATCGACGCTACTCTAAAACGGTGCCCTGCGGCCCTGGCGGCGTTCTCCACGACTACGTGCCCTTCTACTTTGCCCCGCGTTCGCCCATGCTTGGGGCAATCCACATCGGCAATGTTCCCGGCTACACCAGCGGCCAGCGGTCTATCTTGCACCTGCTGACCACGGCTGAAGCTATCGCCGAAGCGGGCCTGGGGTTTGTATTTAGCGATGGCCATGCCGTCATGGGCTACACCAGCTTCTACGACGACCTCAACGAAATCAACACCGCCATCGACTGGGACATCATGAAAACCAAGTATTGGCGAGATACCGCTGAAGATGGGGATCGCAAGCGCCGCCGCCAAGCCGAGTTTTTGGTACACCAAGCGGTGCCCTGGCCCTTGATTCGCGGCATTGGGGTGATGGATCAAGGCATCGCTACCGAAGTGAACCAAATTTTGCGACAATTTGAGCAAACGATGACCGCCAGCCTGCGTCCCCAGTGGTACTACTCATAA
- a CDS encoding type II toxin-antitoxin system PemK/MazF family toxin: protein MIMASFPKQGEIYLSKALRQGGDTKKRPVVVVSMDVRNQYSTTLLVVPFSSDVEACAGNPCRILIPAGEGGLERDSVAMGDLITTVEKRYLDRGPYGSVRPESLQRIQQAIQIAIGLYSV, encoded by the coding sequence ATGATCATGGCTTCCTTCCCAAAACAGGGCGAAATTTACCTGTCCAAAGCCCTCCGCCAGGGCGGCGATACTAAAAAACGTCCAGTCGTGGTTGTCTCCATGGACGTGCGGAACCAGTACAGCACCACCCTGCTCGTGGTTCCCTTTTCCTCCGATGTGGAAGCCTGCGCCGGAAACCCCTGCCGCATTCTCATCCCAGCTGGAGAAGGGGGGCTAGAACGCGACTCTGTAGCCATGGGCGACCTGATCACCACCGTCGAAAAGCGCTACCTAGACCGTGGCCCCTACGGCAGCGTCCGGCCTGAATCTCTACAACGCATTCAGCAAGCGATTCAGATCGCCATTGGGCTGTATTCGGTTTGA
- a CDS encoding ribbon-helix-helix domain-containing protein, with amino-acid sequence MANAPNKRRVSVTIDADLLDAIDQFSDNRSAIIEEALRLWQAQQIQDQLRQFYQNRPQSDIQNETTWAQETQDAALQQWDNDSAWNDRPAQ; translated from the coding sequence ATGGCAAATGCACCCAATAAGCGGCGCGTCTCCGTCACCATCGACGCCGACCTGCTCGACGCCATCGACCAGTTTTCAGACAATCGCTCAGCCATCATCGAAGAAGCCCTGCGGCTGTGGCAGGCCCAGCAGATTCAAGACCAACTGCGCCAGTTTTACCAGAACCGTCCCCAGAGCGACATTCAGAACGAAACCACCTGGGCCCAGGAAACCCAAGATGCCGCCCTTCAACAATGGGACAACGATAGCGCCTGGAACGACAGGCCCGCTCAATGA